DNA sequence from the Euzebyales bacterium genome:
GAACGCCGAGGTGCACAAGTCGGCCAACGGCATGCGCTTCTTCGCCGACCACGCCGAGGAGTTCCTGACCTCGATCGACTACTACGCCGAGCCGGTCAACGCCCGCAGGGCGATGACGATCTGGCAGCCGCTGGGAGCGGTGCTGGCGATCATGCCGTGGAACTTCCCCATCTGGCAGGCGATCCGCTTCGCCGCGCCGGCGTTGATGGCCGGCAACACGGGCGTGCTCAAGCACGCGTCGAACGTGCCACAGACCGCGGAGTACCTGGGTGGACTGTTCGCGCGCGCCGGCTTCCCGGAGGGCGCGTTCCAGCACCTGTTCGTCGGCAGCGACCGCATCGGCGGCGTGATCGGCGACCGCCGGATCCGCGCGGCGACGGTGACCGGCAGCGAGGGCGCGGGGCGCGCCGTCGCCACGTCCGCCGGCCGCCACCTCAAGAAGACGGTGCTCGAGCTCGGTGGCTCGGACCCGTTCGTGGTCATGCCCAGCGCCGACCTGGGGGAGGCAGCCAAGGTCGCGACGACGGCGCGGTGCCAGAACAACGGCCAGAGCTGCATCGCGGCGAAGCGCTTCATCGTCCACGCCGACGTCTACGACGAGTTCACGGACCTGTTCGTCGAGCAGATGGCCGCCCAGACGCTGGGCGACCCGATGGACGACGGCACCGACATCGGCCCGCTGGCGACGGAGCAGGGTCGCCGCGACGTGGCGGCCGCCGTGACCGAGGCGGTTGAGGCGGGCGCGAAGGTGCTGCTCGGCGGCGAGCCGCC
Encoded proteins:
- a CDS encoding NADP-dependent succinic semialdehyde dehydrogenase, whose protein sequence is MAYATISPVSGETLKTYDDHDDAELDRRLTAAMDAYHQLRSTTFDDRADWMRAAADLLDDDVESTARMMTTEMGKTLAAANAEVHKSANGMRFFADHAEEFLTSIDYYAEPVNARRAMTIWQPLGAVLAIMPWNFPIWQAIRFAAPALMAGNTGVLKHASNVPQTAEYLGGLFARAGFPEGAFQHLFVGSDRIGGVIGDRRIRAATVTGSEGAGRAVATSAGRHLKKTVLELGGSDPFVVMPSADLGEAAKVATTARCQNNGQSCIAAKRFIVHADVYDEFTDLFVEQMAAQTLGDPMDDGTDIGPLATEQGRRDVAAAVTEAVEAGAKVLLGGEPPERPGWWYPATVVTDVPEGTAMYDDEVFGPVAGLFEVAAYDDAVALANAVPFGLGSNAWTNDPAEQEAFARDLDAGMVFVNGMTTSFPSLPFGGIGTSGYGRELSHLGIREFCNAKTVWVGEPGPSSS